A part of Oncorhynchus clarkii lewisi isolate Uvic-CL-2024 unplaced genomic scaffold, UVic_Ocla_1.0 unplaced_contig_6084_pilon_pilon, whole genome shotgun sequence genomic DNA contains:
- the LOC139399201 gene encoding rho guanine nucleotide exchange factor TIAM1-like, translating to KTDADFKAFLEERNPKQQHSSTLESYLIKPIQRVLKYPLLLRELYSLTDPDSEEHYHLNVAMKAMNKVASHINEMQKIHEEFGLVFDQLIAEQSGDKKEVADLSMGDLLLHTSVAWINPPSSLGKWKKEPQLAAFIFRTAAVFVCKDGSKQKKKIGGSHRVSSVSSEDKDPFRFRHMISTDALQVRALNNQDGEGSAVCEIVHVKSESEGRPERTFHLCCSSVDSKQDFLKTVHSILRDKQRRQLMKTESLPPNQQYVPFGGKRLCALKGARPAMNRAESDPARTLGRRKLVRNRFTIDTDIVFDGEPDQESPLSPLSSEEPDGQGQREGQGKEWGEVQAGDTDRWVEEQIDLEHYEAQQEAQQEKEVKGRGDVKETEILSGDDDFCLSVRGPSTESLSNTDLDGPIGALSLGEEGQDRGPKHPQPQGAMGTTTPGMRLSHLGNQCGLSGMSVDDQGAREEGEDIWLRRENCPPDSGGQTLQS from the exons CTAAGACCGATGCAGACTTCAAGGCGTTTCTGGAAGAGAGGAACCCGAAACAGCAACACTCCTCAACCCTGGAGTCCTACCTGATCAAACCCATCCAGAGAGTTCTGAAGTACCCACTGCTACTGAGAGAGCTGTACTCACTGACGGACCCTGACAGTGAAGAACACTATCACCTGAATG TTGCTATGAAGGCCATGAACAAGGTGGCCAGTCACATCAATGAGATGCAGAAGATCCACGAGGAGTTTGGGTTGGTGTTTGACCAGCTCATAGCGGAGCAGAGTGGAGACAAGAAAGAG gTTGCTGATCTGTCGATGGGTGACTTGCTGCTCCACACCAGCGTAGCCTGGAtcaaccctccctcctccctgggcAAATGGAAGAAAGAACCCCAACTGGCTGCATTCA TCTTCAGAACAGCCGCGGTGTTTGTGTGTAAGGATGGATCCAAGCAGAAGAAGAAAATT GGTGGCTCCCATCGAGTGTCGTCAGTCTCGTCTGAAGACAAGGACCCATTCCGCTTCCGTCACATGATCTCCACAGACGCGCTCCAAGTCCGAGCCCTCAATAACCAAG ACGGAGAGGGTTCTGCCGTGTGTGAGATCGTCCACGTCAAGTCCGAGTCAGAAGGACGGCCGGAGAGGACATTCCACTTGTGCTGCAG TTCTGTGGACAGTAAGCAGGACTTCCTGAAGACAGTCCACTCCATCTTAAGAGATAAACAACGACGTCAGCTGATGAAGACAGAGTCTCTACCTCCCAACCAGCAGTACGTCCCCTTCGGAGGCAAACGCCTCTGTGCCCTGAAGGGAGCCAGACCTGCCATGAACAGAGCAG AGTCAGACCCGGCGAGGACCCTGGGTCGGAGGAAACTGGTGAGGAACCGTTTCACTATCGACACAGACATCGTCTTCGACGGCGAGCCGGACCAGGAGTCCCCTCTGTCTCCACTGTCTTCCGAAGAGCCTGATGGACAGGGACAAAGGGAAGGACAGGGAAAGGAATGGGGGGAGGTGCAGGCAGGGGATACAGACCGCTGGGTGGAGGAGCAGATTGACCTGGAGCACTACGAGGCGCAGCAGGAGGCGCAGCAGGAGAAGGAGGTGAAAGGAAGAGGAGACGTTAAAGAAACAGAGATCcttagtggtgatgatgatttctgcctgtctgtcagaggaCCCTCCACTGAATCACTGTCCAACACAGACCTAGATGGGCCTATCGGGGCCCTGTCCCTGGGAGAGGAAGGCCAAGATAGAGGCCCTAAACACCCCCAGCCCCAGGGAGCCATGGGGACCACCACCCCAGGGATGAGACTTTCCCACCTGGGGAATCAGTGTGGCCTATCTGGGATGAGTGTGGATGACCAGGGGGCTAGGGAGGAAGGTGAGGACATCTGGCTACGCAGGGAGAACTGTCCCCCGGACTCAGGGGGTCAGACACTACAGAGCTAG